One window of candidate division KSB1 bacterium genomic DNA carries:
- the glmM gene encoding phosphoglucosamine mutase, giving the protein MTQLKNLMVSVSGIRGIVGDGLTPEAALQLAQAYGSEFGPGKIVLARDSRVTGPMLKHAVIAGLMAVGCDVVDLDLAATPTAELITERPEHAGGIIITASHNPKEWNALKLLAPDGLFLRPDQGQKVIDRVYKSNFSFVPWNRIGRYYTYNDAAGEHVSRILELPIIDAERIRGKKFKVVVDCCNGAGEAVLPKLFEAFGCSVTWLNREANGLFPRNPEPVPENLTELSEAVRRSRADFGLAVDPDVDRLALVDEKGIPLGEEYTLVLAVRFVLSKTPGDVVVNASTTRAIDDVAAPYGRVHRTPVGEIHVAVKAQQIGAVMAGEGNGGVMYPELHIGRDAPMGIALILQYLAESGKRLSELKAEVPHYVMIKDKIELGFGVDAKAVVERLKEQLANENLNTIDGLKVIYQDSWVHIRASNTEPIIRIIAEAPTQEKTVELIEHYKAAVVQLTN; this is encoded by the coding sequence ATGACACAACTAAAGAATTTGATGGTTTCAGTTTCCGGGATTCGCGGCATTGTCGGTGACGGCCTGACGCCCGAGGCTGCACTGCAGCTTGCGCAGGCTTATGGAAGCGAATTCGGGCCGGGAAAGATCGTGTTGGCGCGCGATTCGCGGGTTACCGGGCCGATGCTCAAACATGCCGTCATCGCCGGATTAATGGCCGTCGGCTGCGATGTCGTTGATCTCGACCTGGCTGCAACCCCTACCGCCGAACTGATCACCGAACGACCCGAGCACGCCGGTGGTATCATCATTACCGCCAGCCATAATCCCAAAGAGTGGAACGCGCTCAAGCTGTTGGCGCCTGACGGCCTGTTTCTTCGACCGGATCAAGGGCAAAAGGTCATCGACCGCGTCTATAAGAGCAATTTCAGCTTTGTTCCCTGGAATCGAATCGGACGGTACTATACTTACAACGATGCGGCCGGCGAGCATGTCTCTCGGATTCTTGAGCTGCCGATTATCGATGCGGAACGAATACGAGGCAAAAAGTTCAAAGTGGTTGTCGATTGCTGCAACGGCGCCGGGGAAGCCGTGCTGCCCAAGCTGTTCGAGGCATTCGGATGCAGCGTGACTTGGTTGAATCGCGAAGCCAACGGACTGTTTCCGCGCAATCCGGAGCCGGTGCCGGAAAATCTGACCGAGCTGTCGGAGGCGGTACGGCGGTCGCGCGCCGATTTCGGCCTGGCTGTGGATCCAGACGTCGATCGTCTCGCCTTGGTCGATGAAAAAGGTATCCCATTGGGTGAGGAATACACACTGGTGTTGGCCGTGCGATTTGTATTGAGCAAAACGCCCGGCGATGTGGTGGTCAACGCCTCTACGACGCGCGCCATAGACGACGTCGCGGCGCCCTACGGCCGTGTGCACCGCACACCGGTCGGGGAAATTCATGTTGCCGTCAAAGCGCAGCAAATCGGCGCCGTGATGGCCGGCGAGGGGAACGGCGGAGTAATGTACCCCGAGTTACACATCGGCCGCGACGCCCCCATGGGCATCGCCCTGATTCTGCAGTATCTTGCCGAAAGCGGCAAGCGGCTGTCTGAGCTAAAGGCCGAAGTGCCGCATTATGTCATGATCAAGGACAAGATCGAGCTGGGATTCGGCGTCGATGCCAAGGCGGTCGTCGAACGCCTGAAGGAGCAGCTGGCAAATGAAAATCTCAACACCATCGACGGCCTTAAGGTAATCTATCAAGATTCGTGGGTGCATATTAGAGCTTCCAACACCGAGCCGATCATCCGCATTATTGCCGAAGCGCCGACGCAGGAAAAAACGGTTGAACTAATAGAACATTATAAAGCTGCCGTCGTTCAATTGACAAACTGA